The following coding sequences are from one Ovis canadensis isolate MfBH-ARS-UI-01 breed Bighorn chromosome 7, ARS-UI_OviCan_v2, whole genome shotgun sequence window:
- the GMPR2 gene encoding GMP reductase 2 isoform X2: MPHIDNDVKLDFKDVLLRPKRSTLKSRSEVDLTRSFAFRNSKQMYTGIPIIAANMDTVGTFEMAKVLCKFSLFTAVHKHYSLEQWKEFASQNPDCLEHLAASSGTGSSDFEQLEQILDAIPQVKYVCLDVANGYSEHFVEFVKDVRKRFPEHTIMAGNVVTGEMVEELILSGADIIKVGIGPGSVCTTRKKTGVGYPQLSAVMECADAAHGLKGHIISDGGCSCPGDVAKAFGAGADFVMLGGMLAGHSESGGELIERNGRKYKLFYGMSSEMAMKKYAGGVAEYRASEGKTVEVPFKGDVEHTIRDILGGIRSTCTYVGAAKLKELSRRTTFIRVTQQVNPIFSDES; this comes from the exons ATGCCTCACATCGACAACGACGTCAAACTGGATTTCAAAGATGTCCTGTTGAGGCCCAAACGCAGTACCCTTAAGTCTCGAAGTGAG GTGGATCTCACAAGATCCTTTGCATTTCGGAACTCAAAACAGATGTACACTGGGATCCCCATTATTGCTGCCAATATGGATACTGTGGGCACCTTTGAGATGGCCAAGGTCCTCTGTAAG TTCTCCCTCTTCACTGCTGTCCATAAACACTACAGCCTCGAGCAGTGGAAAGAGTTTGCTAGCCAGAATCCTGACTGTCTTGAG CATCTGGCTGCCAGCTCAGGCACAGGCTCTTCAGACTTTGAGCAGCTGGAACAGATCCTGGACGCTATTCCCCAGGTGAAGTATGTATGCCTGGACGTGGCCAATGGCTACTCTGAACACTTTGTTGAATTTGTGAAGGATGTGCGGAAGCGCTTCCCTGAACACACCATCATG GCAGGGAATGTGGTAACAGGAGAAATGGTGGAAGAGCTGATCCTCTCTGGGGCTGACATCATCAAAGTGGGAATTGGACCGG GCTCCGTGTGTACCACCCGGAAGAAAACCGGAGTCGGGTATCCACAGCTAAGTGCAGTGATGGAGTGTGCAGATGCTGCTCATGGCCTCAAAGGCCACATCATTTCC GATGGAGGTTGCAGCTGTCCTGGGGATGTGGCCAAGGCTTTCG gggcaggggctgacTTCGTGATGCTGGGCGGCATGCTGGCTGGGCACAGTGAGTCAGGTGGTGAGCTCATCGAGAGGAATGGCAGGAAGTACAAGCTCTTCTACGGCATGAGTTCCGAAATGGCCATGAAGAAGTATGCCGGGGGTGTGGCTGAGTACAG GGCCTCAGAAGGAAAGACAGTGGAGGTGCCCTTTAAAGGGGATGTGGAACATACCATCCGAGACATTCTTGGAGGCATCCGCTCCACCTGCACTTACGTGGGAGCAGCTAAGCTGAAGGAGCTGAGCCGGAGAACTACCTTCATCCGTGTCACCCAGCAGGTGAATCCGATCTTCAGTGACGAGAGCTAG
- the NEDD8 gene encoding NEDD8, protein MLIKVKTLTGKEIEIDIEPTDKVERIKERVEEKEGIPPQQQRLIYSGKQMNDEKTAADYKILGGSVLHLVLALRGGGGLRQ, encoded by the exons ATGCTAATTAAAGTGAAG ACGCTGACCGGAaaggagattgagattgacattgAACCCACGGACAAG GTGGAACGAATTAAGGAGCGTGTGGAGGAGAAAGAGGGGATTCCACCACAGCAGCAGCGGCTCATCTACAGTGGTAAACAGAT GAATGATGAGAAGACGGCAGCTGACTACAAGATACTAGGTGGCTCAGTCCTCCACCTGGTGTTGGCTCTGAGAGGAGGGGGTGGTCTTAGGCAGTGA
- the GMPR2 gene encoding GMP reductase 2 isoform X1, with translation MPHIDNDVKLDFKDVLLRPKRSTLKSRSEVDLTRSFAFRNSKQMYTGIPIIAANMDTVGTFEMAKVLCKFSLFTAVHKHYSLEQWKEFASQNPDCLEHLAASSGTGSSDFEQLEQILDAIPQVKYVCLDVANGYSEHFVEFVKDVRKRFPEHTIMAGNVVTGEMVEELILSGADIIKVGIGPGKLVHWGHWSPLQWPTPVENFILILVTFFSGSVCTTRKKTGVGYPQLSAVMECADAAHGLKGHIISDGGCSCPGDVAKAFGAGADFVMLGGMLAGHSESGGELIERNGRKYKLFYGMSSEMAMKKYAGGVAEYRASEGKTVEVPFKGDVEHTIRDILGGIRSTCTYVGAAKLKELSRRTTFIRVTQQVNPIFSDES, from the exons ATGCCTCACATCGACAACGACGTCAAACTGGATTTCAAAGATGTCCTGTTGAGGCCCAAACGCAGTACCCTTAAGTCTCGAAGTGAG GTGGATCTCACAAGATCCTTTGCATTTCGGAACTCAAAACAGATGTACACTGGGATCCCCATTATTGCTGCCAATATGGATACTGTGGGCACCTTTGAGATGGCCAAGGTCCTCTGTAAG TTCTCCCTCTTCACTGCTGTCCATAAACACTACAGCCTCGAGCAGTGGAAAGAGTTTGCTAGCCAGAATCCTGACTGTCTTGAG CATCTGGCTGCCAGCTCAGGCACAGGCTCTTCAGACTTTGAGCAGCTGGAACAGATCCTGGACGCTATTCCCCAGGTGAAGTATGTATGCCTGGACGTGGCCAATGGCTACTCTGAACACTTTGTTGAATTTGTGAAGGATGTGCGGAAGCGCTTCCCTGAACACACCATCATG GCAGGGAATGTGGTAACAGGAGAAATGGTGGAAGAGCTGATCCTCTCTGGGGCTGACATCATCAAAGTGGGAATTGGACCGGGTAAGCTGGTTCACTGGGGGCACTGGTCACCCCTCCAGTGGCCGACACCTGTGGAGAACTTCATCCTCATTCTTGTCACATTCTTCTCAGGCTCCGTGTGTACCACCCGGAAGAAAACCGGAGTCGGGTATCCACAGCTAAGTGCAGTGATGGAGTGTGCAGATGCTGCTCATGGCCTCAAAGGCCACATCATTTCC GATGGAGGTTGCAGCTGTCCTGGGGATGTGGCCAAGGCTTTCG gggcaggggctgacTTCGTGATGCTGGGCGGCATGCTGGCTGGGCACAGTGAGTCAGGTGGTGAGCTCATCGAGAGGAATGGCAGGAAGTACAAGCTCTTCTACGGCATGAGTTCCGAAATGGCCATGAAGAAGTATGCCGGGGGTGTGGCTGAGTACAG GGCCTCAGAAGGAAAGACAGTGGAGGTGCCCTTTAAAGGGGATGTGGAACATACCATCCGAGACATTCTTGGAGGCATCCGCTCCACCTGCACTTACGTGGGAGCAGCTAAGCTGAAGGAGCTGAGCCGGAGAACTACCTTCATCCGTGTCACCCAGCAGGTGAATCCGATCTTCAGTGACGAGAGCTAG
- the MDP1 gene encoding magnesium-dependent phosphatase 1 isoform X1: MARLPKLAVFDLDYTLWPFWVDTHVDPPFHKSSDGTVRDRRGQSIQLYPEVPEVLERLRGLGVPIAAASRTGEVEGANQLLELFDLVRYFVHREIYPGSKVTHFERLQRKTGVPFSQMIFFDDEKRNIVDVSKLGTKWCYLHSCPAWNEPSNPNSRIRCIHKGPGWTLRSSHLRHRTERKSGGHFQERRRRGQPLKRQYRN, from the exons ATGGCGCGACTTCCGAAACTCGCAGTCTTCGATCTAG ATTACACGCTCTGGCCGTTCTGGGTGGACACGCACGTAGACCCCCCGTTCCACAAGAGCAG TGATGGAACTGTACGAGATAGGCGGGGCCAGAGCATCCAGCTGTACCCTGAGGTGCCTGAGGTCCTGGAACGATTGCGGGGCCTGGGAGTGCCCATTGCGGCCGCTTCACG GACAGGTGAGGTTGAAGGAGCCAACCAGCTGCTGGAGCTCTTTGACCTTGTCAGATACTTTGTTCATCGGGAAATCTATCCAGGCAGCAAAGTCACGCACTTTGAGAG GTTGCAGCGGAAGACCGGAGTTCCTTTCTCCCAGATGATCTTCTTTGATGATGAGAAGAGGAACATCGTAGATGTCAGCAAACTGGGTACTAAGTG gtGTTACCTGCATTCATGTCCAGCATGGAATGAGCCTTCAAACCCTAACTCAAGGATTAGATGCATTCACAAAGGCCCAGGCTGGACTCTGAGGTCCAGTCATTTGAGGCacagaactgaaaggaaatcaggaGGGCATTTTCAG gaaagaaggagaaggggccaacccCTGAAGAGGCAATACAGAAACTGA
- the TINF2 gene encoding TERF1-interacting nuclear factor 2 isoform X2 produces MGLKAKLVVELILQGRSWAQVLNALHHHFPESGPVVRDPKITKQDLRKISEAQETFCQQVKQLAEAPVDLASKLQELEQEYGETFLAAMEKLFFEYLCQLEKALPTLQAQQLQDVLSWMQPGVSITSSFVLSQYGVDMGWPLPECSAADSVNTTEPSEQSPPQQPRPALHDPLPKASPGPLLPQGPASRKHPEPLTGHHFNLAPLGRRRIQSQWAPTSRGHKERPTVMLLPFRDVGSPAQVISKPGKSKDGTHTADPAGAVGTRAPSTGKSRSPSKTLGGRALKENPTDSSASEQKENCHMDCHMEPLRLSLSPPRKSVCPPSLYSSDITIGDLVLDSDEEEDGQREGRDPPYVPSLPKALATSPGQLQPPSCKVRSTVKRRHGCPKPSRRSQRPSSVLTGTQEP; encoded by the exons ATGGGCCTAAAGGCCAAG TTGGTGGTGGAGCTCATCCTGCAGGGCCGGTCTTGGGCCCAGGTTCTAAATGCCCTACATCACCACTTCCCAGAGTCTGGACCTGTAGTGCGGGACCCCAAAATC ACAAAGCAGGATCTGAGGAAGATATCGGAGGCTCAGGAAACCTTTTGCCAGCAGGTGAAGCAGCTGGCAGAAGCCCCTGTTGACTTGGCTTCGAAGCTGCAG GAACTTGAACAAGAGTATGGGGAAACTTTTCTGGCAGCCATGGAAAAGCTGTTCTTTGAATATTTGTGTCAGCTGGAAAAAGCACTGCCTACGCTGCAGGCACAGCAG CTTCAGGATGTGCTGAGCTGGATGCAGCCTGGAGTTTCTATTACTTCTTCTTTTGTCTTGAGCCAGTATGGCGTGGACATGGGGTGGCCACTTCCAG agtGCTCTGCTGCTGATTCAGTGAACACAACAGAGCCCTCAGAACAGAGTCCTCCTCAGCAACCAAGACCAGCACTCCACGACCCTCTGCCAAAAGCCTCTCCTGGCCCACTGCTTCCTCAGGGACCAGCCTCGAGGAAGCATCCGGAACCTCTGACCGGCCATCATTTCAATCTGGCCCCTCTAGGCCGGCGAAGAATCCAGTCCCAGTGGGCACCCACTAGCAGAGGCCATAAGGAGCGCCCCACAGTCATGCTGCTCCCCTTCAGGGATGTGGGTTCACCAGCCCAGGTCATATCTAAGCCTGGGAAGAGCAAAGACGGCACACACACAGCAGATCCAGCAGGTGCTGTGGGCACCAGGGCACCCTCCACCGGGAAGTCTAGGAGTCCATCCAAGACCCTAGGGGGAAGAGCTCTGAAGGAGAATCCAACTGACTCATCTGCCTCGGAGCAAAAGGA GAACTGCCACATGGACTGCCACATGGAACCACTAAGACTCTCATTATCACCTCCTAGGAAGTCAG TGTGTCCTCCATCTCTGTACAGCTCTGACATTACCATAGGGGACCTGGTTTTGGACTCTGACGAGGAAGAAGATGGCCAGAGGGAAGGAAGA GATCCTCCTTATGTGCCCTCCTTACCGAAAGCCTTGGCCACATCCCCAGGACAGCTGCAACCTCCATCCTGCAAAGTAAGGAGCACTGTGAAGAGACGGCACGGATGCCCCAAGCCCTCTAGGAGGTCCCAGCGGCCCAGCTCAGTGCTGACAGGGACCCAGGAACCCTGA
- the TINF2 gene encoding TERF1-interacting nuclear factor 2 isoform X1 produces MATPPGAGPAAIRFVAAASWRVIRGRCVEHFPRVLEFLRYLRDAAPGLVRYRHHERLCMGLKAKLVVELILQGRSWAQVLNALHHHFPESGPVVRDPKITKQDLRKISEAQETFCQQVKQLAEAPVDLASKLQELEQEYGETFLAAMEKLFFEYLCQLEKALPTLQAQQLQDVLSWMQPGVSITSSFVLSQYGVDMGWPLPECSAADSVNTTEPSEQSPPQQPRPALHDPLPKASPGPLLPQGPASRKHPEPLTGHHFNLAPLGRRRIQSQWAPTSRGHKERPTVMLLPFRDVGSPAQVISKPGKSKDGTHTADPAGAVGTRAPSTGKSRSPSKTLGGRALKENPTDSSASEQKENCHMDCHMEPLRLSLSPPRKSVCPPSLYSSDITIGDLVLDSDEEEDGQREGRDPPYVPSLPKALATSPGQLQPPSCKVRSTVKRRHGCPKPSRRSQRPSSVLTGTQEP; encoded by the exons ATGGCCACACCCCCGGGGGCCGGTCCCGCTGCTATTCGCTTTGTAGCAGCTGCCAGCTGGCGAGTCATTCGCGGACGCTGCGTGGAGCATTTTCCccgagtattggagtttctgcgaTACCTGCGCGATGCTGCCCCTGGCTTGGTTCGCTACCGGCATCATGAACGCCTGTGTATGGGCCTAAAGGCCAAG TTGGTGGTGGAGCTCATCCTGCAGGGCCGGTCTTGGGCCCAGGTTCTAAATGCCCTACATCACCACTTCCCAGAGTCTGGACCTGTAGTGCGGGACCCCAAAATC ACAAAGCAGGATCTGAGGAAGATATCGGAGGCTCAGGAAACCTTTTGCCAGCAGGTGAAGCAGCTGGCAGAAGCCCCTGTTGACTTGGCTTCGAAGCTGCAG GAACTTGAACAAGAGTATGGGGAAACTTTTCTGGCAGCCATGGAAAAGCTGTTCTTTGAATATTTGTGTCAGCTGGAAAAAGCACTGCCTACGCTGCAGGCACAGCAG CTTCAGGATGTGCTGAGCTGGATGCAGCCTGGAGTTTCTATTACTTCTTCTTTTGTCTTGAGCCAGTATGGCGTGGACATGGGGTGGCCACTTCCAG agtGCTCTGCTGCTGATTCAGTGAACACAACAGAGCCCTCAGAACAGAGTCCTCCTCAGCAACCAAGACCAGCACTCCACGACCCTCTGCCAAAAGCCTCTCCTGGCCCACTGCTTCCTCAGGGACCAGCCTCGAGGAAGCATCCGGAACCTCTGACCGGCCATCATTTCAATCTGGCCCCTCTAGGCCGGCGAAGAATCCAGTCCCAGTGGGCACCCACTAGCAGAGGCCATAAGGAGCGCCCCACAGTCATGCTGCTCCCCTTCAGGGATGTGGGTTCACCAGCCCAGGTCATATCTAAGCCTGGGAAGAGCAAAGACGGCACACACACAGCAGATCCAGCAGGTGCTGTGGGCACCAGGGCACCCTCCACCGGGAAGTCTAGGAGTCCATCCAAGACCCTAGGGGGAAGAGCTCTGAAGGAGAATCCAACTGACTCATCTGCCTCGGAGCAAAAGGA GAACTGCCACATGGACTGCCACATGGAACCACTAAGACTCTCATTATCACCTCCTAGGAAGTCAG TGTGTCCTCCATCTCTGTACAGCTCTGACATTACCATAGGGGACCTGGTTTTGGACTCTGACGAGGAAGAAGATGGCCAGAGGGAAGGAAGA GATCCTCCTTATGTGCCCTCCTTACCGAAAGCCTTGGCCACATCCCCAGGACAGCTGCAACCTCCATCCTGCAAAGTAAGGAGCACTGTGAAGAGACGGCACGGATGCCCCAAGCCCTCTAGGAGGTCCCAGCGGCCCAGCTCAGTGCTGACAGGGACCCAGGAACCCTGA
- the CHMP4A gene encoding charged multivesicular body protein 4a: MSGLGRLFGRGKKEKGPTPEEAIQKLKETEKILIKKQEFLEQKIEQELQTAKKHGTKNKRAALQALRRKKRLEQQLAQTDGTLSTLEFQREAIENATTNAEVLRTMELAAQGLKKAYQDMDIDKVDELMADITEQQEVAQQISDAISRPVGFGDDVDEDELLEELEELEQEELARELLHVGDEEEEPPVALPSVPATHPPAEPAPKVDEDEAALKQLAEWVS; the protein is encoded by the exons ATGAGTGGGCTTGGCCGGCTGTTCGGGAGGG gaaagaaggagaaggggccaacccCTGAAGAGGCAATACAGAAACTGAAGGAGACGGAGAAGATATTGATCAAGAAACAGGAATTTCTGGAGCAGAAGATTGAACAGGAGCTACAAACCGCCAAGAAGCATGGGACCAAGAACAAGAGAG CTGCCCTACAGGCTTTGCGGAGGAAGAAAAGGTTGGAACAGCAGCTGGCACAAACCGACGGGACATTATCCACCCTGGAGTTTCAGCGTGAGGCCATTGAGAATGCCACCACCAATGCAGAAGTGCTTCGTACCATGGAGCTTGCTGCCCAAGGCTTGAAGAAGGCCTACCAGGACAT GGACATTGACAAGGTGGATGAACTGATGGCTGACATCACAGAACAACAGGAGGTGGCCCAGCAGATCTCAGATGCCATTTCTCGGCCTGTGGGCTTTGGAGATGACGTGGATGAG GATGAGCTGTTGGAGGAGCTAGAGGAGCTGGAGCAGGAGGAATTGGCCCGAGAGTTGTTACACGTGGGTGACGAGGAGGAGGAGCCCCCGGTCGCACTGCCCAGTGTACCTGCTACACATCCGCCTGCAGAGCCAG CTCCCAAAGTGGATGAAGATGAAGCGGCACTAAAGCAGTTGGCTGAGTGGGTGTCCTGA
- the MDP1 gene encoding magnesium-dependent phosphatase 1 isoform X3, with protein sequence MARLPKLAVFDLDYTLWPFWVDTHVDPPFHKSSDGTVRDRRGQSIQLYPEVPEVLERLRGLGVPIAAASRTGEVEGANQLLELFDLVRYFVHREIYPGSKVTHFERLQRKTGVPFSQMIFFDDEKRNIVDVSKLGTKW encoded by the exons ATGGCGCGACTTCCGAAACTCGCAGTCTTCGATCTAG ATTACACGCTCTGGCCGTTCTGGGTGGACACGCACGTAGACCCCCCGTTCCACAAGAGCAG TGATGGAACTGTACGAGATAGGCGGGGCCAGAGCATCCAGCTGTACCCTGAGGTGCCTGAGGTCCTGGAACGATTGCGGGGCCTGGGAGTGCCCATTGCGGCCGCTTCACG GACAGGTGAGGTTGAAGGAGCCAACCAGCTGCTGGAGCTCTTTGACCTTGTCAGATACTTTGTTCATCGGGAAATCTATCCAGGCAGCAAAGTCACGCACTTTGAGAG GTTGCAGCGGAAGACCGGAGTTCCTTTCTCCCAGATGATCTTCTTTGATGATGAGAAGAGGAACATCGTAGATGTCAGCAAACTGGGTACTAAGTGGTGA
- the MDP1 gene encoding magnesium-dependent phosphatase 1 isoform X2 translates to MARLPKLAVFDLDYTLWPFWVDTHVDPPFHKSSDGTVRDRRGQSIQLYPEVPEVLERLRGLGVPIAAASRTGEVEGANQLLELFDLVRYFVHREIYPGSKVTHFERLQRKTGVPFSQMIFFDDEKRNIVDVSKLGVTCIHVQHGMSLQTLTQGLDAFTKAQAGL, encoded by the exons ATGGCGCGACTTCCGAAACTCGCAGTCTTCGATCTAG ATTACACGCTCTGGCCGTTCTGGGTGGACACGCACGTAGACCCCCCGTTCCACAAGAGCAG TGATGGAACTGTACGAGATAGGCGGGGCCAGAGCATCCAGCTGTACCCTGAGGTGCCTGAGGTCCTGGAACGATTGCGGGGCCTGGGAGTGCCCATTGCGGCCGCTTCACG GACAGGTGAGGTTGAAGGAGCCAACCAGCTGCTGGAGCTCTTTGACCTTGTCAGATACTTTGTTCATCGGGAAATCTATCCAGGCAGCAAAGTCACGCACTTTGAGAG GTTGCAGCGGAAGACCGGAGTTCCTTTCTCCCAGATGATCTTCTTTGATGATGAGAAGAGGAACATCGTAGATGTCAGCAAACTGG gtGTTACCTGCATTCATGTCCAGCATGGAATGAGCCTTCAAACCCTAACTCAAGGATTAGATGCATTCACAAAGGCCCAGGCTGGACTCTGA